The Chrysiogenia bacterium genome contains the following window.
AGATGGAGGAGTTCCAGCTCGAAAAGGAACTGCCCTCGGACCTTCCGACCCAGCAGAAACAGGCCGCCGCCGCAGCCACCGCTGCCGAGAACGAAGCCGCCGATGAGAGCAGCCCCACGTTCTTCGCCCGCGCCGTGGCCATGGGCGCCGACATCGTGAGCACGGCGATCCTGCCCCTCGACGCGGCCGAGAACGTCGTCATTGAAAAGGACACGGGCCTCATCGCCCTTCCTGAAACGCTGGCCGAGGCCGAGCAGCGCGCGCGCCCGTATCTTCGCATGCTGCTGCTCTTCCTCATCGTGGTCGCCGCCGGCACCCTGGCGGGCGTCTACATCCGGCGCATCAAGCGCGGCGGGATCGAGGGCATC
Protein-coding sequences here:
- a CDS encoding DUF4124 domain-containing protein — its product is MSRTGALAILLALAALLALSPGAASAKLYKYRDASGEWAYTNDPDTIPEGQRAQMEEFQLEKELPSDLPTQQKQAAAAATAAENEAADESSPTFFARAVAMGADIVSTAILPLDAAENVVIEKDTGLIALPETLAEAEQRARPYLRMLLLFLIVVAAGTLAGVYIRRIKRGGIEGIAGLPIFQIKGFLFGASVFIGGFVAWFIWHGAQLNWRAEIAELWDA